From a single Natronorubrum tibetense GA33 genomic region:
- a CDS encoding glycosyltransferase family 61 protein — protein MTNFHQTISEFREAISKKYRRDGVIGLTRASIASPLYTIGTPITYPIVEHLCDNQFKILTREKLHDMTILSTSYKFGTSENLQVREPIGIKTPPKELQQVCGTRSLGQPFVTQFKNASLIGPTALGVTSSSNIILETCISRRDILERDLVKHPSTILRMYAHQKRSRADGTTDFDTVCSLVNLYDGYYHWIQNSLTRLEGVERYANRTGTQPTLVIRNDPPSWVVESLNLLGYTEDQWIEWDRNYATVDQLIVPSMRRRESLQTYREHQRSDDLTYKDASANAYSWLRDQAIRNLDCDRSFSSKVLISREDAHGRRIQNKDAVLQLLEPLGFQELVLSELSFQEQVKSFSGAEIIISPHGAGLINTIFAPDNCKVIELFPEWVKPTFFILSNTLGHQYGYIECDQTRRDLIVDIDELNRMLENMDII, from the coding sequence GTGACCAATTTCCACCAAACGATTAGCGAATTCCGTGAAGCCATTTCGAAAAAATATCGACGTGATGGTGTTATCGGACTAACACGTGCCAGTATCGCCTCTCCGCTTTATACCATTGGAACACCCATCACATATCCTATTGTTGAACATCTCTGTGATAACCAATTCAAAATTCTAACACGCGAAAAATTACATGATATGACGATATTATCGACAAGTTATAAATTTGGTACTTCAGAGAATCTTCAGGTTAGGGAACCTATTGGGATTAAAACGCCACCCAAAGAACTACAACAGGTGTGTGGTACCCGCTCACTGGGACAGCCCTTTGTTACCCAATTCAAGAACGCTTCTTTAATTGGTCCAACGGCTCTTGGAGTAACAAGTTCTTCGAATATTATCCTCGAAACTTGCATATCTCGCCGAGATATTCTTGAGCGGGATCTCGTTAAACATCCTTCTACAATTTTGCGAATGTACGCTCATCAGAAACGATCAAGAGCGGATGGAACAACAGATTTTGATACAGTCTGTTCACTAGTTAATTTGTATGATGGATACTATCATTGGATCCAGAACTCGCTCACGAGATTAGAGGGTGTTGAACGGTATGCCAACAGAACAGGGACTCAACCGACATTGGTAATTCGAAATGATCCGCCTTCATGGGTCGTAGAATCTCTCAATTTGCTTGGATACACTGAAGACCAATGGATTGAGTGGGATCGGAACTACGCGACTGTTGATCAGTTGATTGTCCCCTCAATGCGTCGACGAGAATCGCTTCAGACTTACAGAGAACATCAACGCTCAGACGATTTAACATACAAGGATGCTTCTGCTAACGCGTATTCTTGGCTCCGTGATCAAGCAATAAGAAACCTCGATTGTGATCGATCGTTCTCATCCAAAGTGCTAATTTCGCGTGAAGATGCTCACGGACGTCGAATACAAAACAAAGACGCAGTACTGCAATTGCTAGAACCACTTGGATTTCAGGAGCTAGTGTTGTCTGAACTGTCATTCCAAGAACAAGTAAAATCATTCTCTGGAGCTGAGATTATAATTTCACCTCATGGTGCAGGCCTAATAAACACAATATTCGCCCCTGATAATTGCAAAGTTATTGAGCTCTTTCCAGAATGGGTCAAGCCGACATTCTTCATACTTTCTAACACCTTGGGACATCAATACGGATATATTGAGTGTGATCAAACCCGAAGAGACCTTATAGTTGACATAGATGAATTAAACAGAATGCTCGAAAATATGGATATTATTTAG
- a CDS encoding ParB N-terminal domain-containing protein: protein MSANISKLQESFQEHGFIHLIRRSIEHILVQTPYVEGIYWQYSPKYYQWFLSPDILQTNIPINLFELRTVNPEDINRFSDIPGDAVNRIFDIGNIRDGEWDQSFKNRSRTLFTDKCIQNTVLYKSMKDRYRNNTPWENTELVRTLLNDVSEDNPKWHGSKNKEDVLKRCEEIDRIYEMIEQIGYQKQISLVRKEEKKAFKSSGLLNALMNEIVVDIGRSGKLLLVDGRHRLSIAKILGLEEIPVLVLVRHKQWVDKLVHHHRGIKTLDHPDAKCIPTSDTSQ from the coding sequence ATGAGTGCAAATATATCTAAACTCCAAGAATCGTTTCAAGAACACGGGTTTATCCATCTAATACGGCGTTCTATAGAACATATCTTAGTACAAACACCGTATGTAGAAGGGATTTATTGGCAGTATTCTCCAAAATATTATCAGTGGTTTCTCTCCCCAGATATACTACAAACTAATATACCGATCAATCTATTCGAACTAAGAACTGTCAATCCAGAAGATATTAATAGGTTTTCAGACATTCCTGGAGATGCAGTCAATCGTATTTTTGATATTGGAAATATTCGTGATGGGGAATGGGATCAAAGTTTCAAAAATAGGAGCAGAACGCTATTTACAGACAAGTGTATACAAAATACGGTCTTATATAAATCTATGAAAGACCGTTATAGGAACAATACCCCTTGGGAAAACACAGAACTAGTGCGCACATTATTAAATGATGTTTCAGAAGACAATCCAAAATGGCACGGATCCAAAAATAAGGAAGATGTATTGAAACGGTGTGAGGAAATCGACAGGATATATGAGATGATAGAACAAATTGGATATCAGAAACAAATCAGTCTAGTTCGCAAGGAGGAAAAAAAAGCTTTCAAAAGCTCAGGATTATTAAATGCGTTGATGAATGAGATCGTAGTGGATATTGGTCGAAGCGGAAAGCTACTATTGGTAGATGGTCGGCACCGCCTCTCAATCGCAAAAATACTTGGATTGGAAGAGATTCCAGTCCTTGTCCTTGTCCGTCACAAGCAGTGGGTAGATAAATTAGTACACCATCATAGAGGTATTAAAACCTTAGATCATCCCGATGCAAAATGTATTCCTACAAGCGATACATCTCAGTGA
- the aglG gene encoding glucosyl-dolichyl phosphate glucuronosyltransferase codes for MKVSVVICTYAMERYDVFSECVDSVLEQTYDPLEVVIVVDGNEPVFERVCDDYGDLEDVVLHCNDENQGISYSRTRGAEIATGDVVAFIDDDAVAEPDWVAELARVYEESDSIAVGGHAKPDWVTKKPDFFPEEFYWLVGCDERGMGEHMEELRNTYGSNISFRRDVFLNVGGYDENTGRKGDRHIQAHEAPVCIRMANKYGKGVIYNTDAVVNHKLFDYRGDFQWLVFRSFWQGYSKRIMDLLLPEASGDKNDYLKRLMLEFVPERLKNLIRQPSLPKAKQFMTIFIFTAAVGLGYLYGLADVDSSELISDCEVSATD; via the coding sequence ATGAAGGTCTCCGTCGTCATCTGCACCTACGCGATGGAACGCTACGACGTGTTCTCCGAGTGTGTCGACAGCGTTCTCGAGCAAACGTACGATCCGCTCGAGGTTGTCATCGTCGTCGACGGGAACGAGCCCGTCTTCGAACGCGTCTGCGACGATTACGGAGACCTCGAGGACGTCGTATTGCACTGCAACGACGAGAATCAGGGGATCTCGTACAGTCGGACTCGAGGAGCCGAGATCGCGACCGGAGATGTCGTGGCGTTCATCGACGACGACGCCGTGGCTGAGCCTGATTGGGTGGCCGAACTGGCTCGAGTGTACGAGGAAAGCGACTCGATCGCCGTCGGCGGCCACGCGAAGCCTGACTGGGTGACGAAAAAACCGGACTTTTTCCCCGAGGAGTTCTACTGGCTGGTCGGCTGCGATGAACGTGGAATGGGCGAACATATGGAAGAGTTGCGGAATACGTACGGCTCGAATATCTCGTTTCGTCGAGATGTCTTCCTGAACGTCGGCGGCTACGACGAGAATACTGGTCGAAAGGGTGATCGGCACATTCAGGCCCACGAAGCGCCCGTCTGTATTCGAATGGCCAACAAGTACGGCAAAGGTGTGATTTATAATACTGATGCAGTGGTGAACCACAAGCTGTTCGACTACCGTGGGGACTTCCAGTGGTTGGTTTTTCGGTCGTTCTGGCAGGGCTACTCGAAACGAATTATGGATCTCTTGTTGCCAGAGGCCTCGGGGGACAAGAACGACTATTTGAAGCGGCTCATGCTCGAGTTCGTTCCGGAGCGGCTGAAAAATCTGATCCGGCAGCCCTCACTACCGAAGGCAAAGCAATTCATGACGATTTTCATATTTACCGCTGCAGTTGGGCTCGGTTATCTGTACGGATTAGCCGACGTCGATAGTTCGGAGTTGATTTCCGATTGTGAGGTTTCGGCCACAGACTAG
- a CDS encoding Cdc6/Cdc18 family protein encodes MDLEERIARRRSARQGRSVVVERTDLSPVVHRSDPVGRGPVLEQLLDVLEPVFDGELPSPIAVVGPAGSGTSAIVTALFDALNERLSESTRAIGTTTRAGSTEPVTWFVYVDGRRVESAFAFYRAVLSVISTEPVPESGVGTDELRERLGDRVARPDRRAVVAIDHHDEPETLSYDRVCELLEPLSDSVSTVAVGQRVPDDWSDDNPTVPVPAYRHHELVDVITDRASTGLAAGVLDHEPIREVAMWADGNAHDALAALFGAAVLATEDGSERIETDHLETARADVPDDGVHLDRVLALSETRQRVLLDLVAVDSADRPIREVAAEIADRSSLTTGTVKRFLYELADRGVIKRVPLPANGSGRRPSSVVPRFPTIAFRALGPVRDDDDVDESVASESGDETR; translated from the coding sequence ATGGATCTGGAGGAACGCATCGCTCGGCGGCGATCAGCGAGACAGGGACGATCGGTCGTCGTCGAGCGAACCGACCTCAGCCCGGTCGTCCACCGGTCGGACCCGGTAGGCCGTGGCCCCGTTCTGGAACAGCTGCTGGACGTGCTCGAGCCGGTGTTCGACGGCGAGTTACCGTCGCCGATCGCGGTGGTCGGCCCGGCGGGATCGGGAACCTCGGCTATCGTCACCGCGCTGTTCGACGCGCTGAACGAACGGCTCAGCGAGTCGACGCGAGCGATCGGCACGACGACGCGTGCGGGCAGCACCGAACCGGTGACGTGGTTCGTCTACGTCGACGGGCGACGCGTCGAGAGCGCCTTCGCCTTCTACCGGGCAGTCCTGTCGGTGATTTCGACGGAACCGGTTCCCGAGAGCGGCGTCGGCACCGACGAGTTGCGCGAACGGCTTGGGGACCGAGTCGCCCGACCGGACCGCCGCGCAGTCGTCGCGATCGATCACCACGACGAACCCGAGACGCTCTCCTACGACCGCGTTTGCGAACTGCTCGAACCGCTGTCCGACAGCGTGTCGACCGTCGCCGTCGGCCAGCGCGTCCCCGACGACTGGTCGGACGATAATCCCACCGTCCCCGTGCCGGCGTACCGCCACCACGAACTCGTCGACGTGATCACCGATCGCGCATCGACGGGACTCGCGGCCGGCGTACTCGACCACGAACCTATTCGTGAGGTGGCGATGTGGGCCGACGGCAACGCCCACGATGCGCTCGCGGCGCTGTTCGGGGCAGCCGTCCTCGCGACCGAGGACGGCAGCGAACGAATCGAGACCGACCACCTCGAGACCGCTCGAGCCGACGTCCCCGACGACGGCGTTCACCTGGATCGCGTGCTCGCACTGTCGGAAACCCGCCAACGAGTCCTACTGGACCTCGTCGCCGTCGACTCGGCCGACCGTCCCATCCGCGAGGTCGCGGCGGAGATCGCCGACCGATCCTCGCTGACCACGGGGACGGTCAAACGGTTCCTCTACGAACTCGCGGATCGAGGCGTCATCAAACGGGTTCCCCTCCCTGCAAACGGGAGCGGACGGCGCCCCAGTTCCGTCGTCCCGCGATTTCCGACGATCGCGTTTCGGGCGCTGGGTCCGGTGAGAGACGACGATGACGTCGACGAGAGCGTGGCGAGCGAGTCCGGAGACGAAACGCGCTGA
- a CDS encoding oligosaccharyl transferase, archaeosortase A system-associated, whose amino-acid sequence MSTDTEHVEGESETSPSFLETWTDWYHIPVIGAVMLFMFWARAQSYENFITDDGTPALAAVDSWYHWRTVEWTSENYPNTMPFEIFTGFPTGRYVGQFGTLFDQIIVTIAMIVGLGDPSTETLYLVSLLTVPAMAALVAVPVFFIGRRLGGTVGGIVSILLLALAPGQFFSRTTAGQLQHHVAEVLFMAFAVLAMMLALRVAEREQPIYELVADRDWDGLREPTLYSVLAGVALTLYIWVWPPAVVLIGILAIFFTVQLCLDYVRNVSPDHIAFVGAISLGVTAIGATLLIEEPGTSTTSFGYLQPVSAALVAGGCVFMAWLARQWNAYELDRRYYPGAIAGLIAVAFAVMWLILPDLFSTIVDNASRRVLPFGGGATDQTISEARQPADFTSHVFNEFGAAFYTMLAGLALLIARPFLGREYRTEYTLIVVWALFLTSMAATQIRFAYYLVLAVAVVNAVFVADVIRIFDLDIRGGVDTLRGIETYQVIVLIMVVLLLFAPLLPPMAAGNSTWERGAHVGPSDEAMTWEEANHWMANNTPEPGNWGDAEHADQLDYFGTYEYPDGGDYDYPEGTYGVMSWWDYGHLITTQAERIPHSNPFQQNARSSSAYLTADSEERAELILDAIAAGESPEDHSNAELETMAEDATHEEMRYVMVDHQMAGAKFSAITQWSGPDYNHYYETSEYDVGGEGQNLPAPNENYYDTTMASLYHDDADGMEHYRLVHENDDYAFVGSMQTGDRLSPHYSMSISEYNDLVAASEGGNELETGWSEQTEQIAASLAQTRENNMVDQSLGIPMWEADLLSTVKTYERVEGATITGEVDDEENVLADNATVTAEIELETEPGRTFTYEQTADVADDGTFELTVPYATNDELGVDDGYTDSSVEAIDGEYNVTIGEPGEDGFAGQTEVAETAVVQGDTVTVDLEQVELEDPDEGDDDENGDDDEEGADDGNGDEDEAAGDEDGAETEDE is encoded by the coding sequence ATGAGTACAGATACCGAACACGTCGAGGGGGAGAGCGAAACGTCACCATCTTTCCTCGAGACGTGGACCGATTGGTATCACATCCCCGTTATCGGGGCCGTGATGCTGTTTATGTTCTGGGCACGGGCTCAGTCCTACGAGAATTTTATCACTGACGACGGGACACCCGCACTAGCGGCCGTCGACTCGTGGTATCACTGGCGAACGGTCGAGTGGACTTCGGAGAACTACCCGAACACGATGCCGTTCGAGATATTCACCGGCTTCCCAACTGGTCGATACGTCGGCCAGTTCGGGACGCTGTTCGACCAGATCATCGTCACGATTGCGATGATCGTCGGACTCGGTGATCCATCGACTGAAACCCTGTATCTCGTTTCCCTGCTAACTGTTCCAGCGATGGCCGCGCTCGTGGCCGTTCCGGTGTTCTTCATCGGTCGTCGACTGGGCGGAACGGTCGGCGGTATCGTCTCGATACTCCTACTCGCACTCGCACCCGGACAGTTCTTCTCGCGAACGACTGCGGGTCAGCTTCAACATCACGTCGCCGAGGTCCTGTTCATGGCGTTCGCTGTCCTCGCGATGATGCTCGCGCTGCGAGTCGCCGAACGCGAGCAGCCGATTTACGAACTCGTCGCCGACAGAGATTGGGATGGACTTCGAGAGCCCACGCTATACAGCGTTCTCGCTGGCGTCGCACTAACCCTCTATATCTGGGTGTGGCCTCCAGCCGTCGTGCTGATCGGGATATTAGCAATTTTCTTCACCGTTCAGCTGTGTCTCGACTACGTTCGCAACGTTTCACCCGATCACATCGCGTTTGTAGGCGCAATCAGTCTCGGAGTAACTGCAATCGGTGCGACGTTATTAATCGAGGAACCCGGAACGAGTACAACGAGTTTCGGTTACCTCCAACCGGTCAGTGCCGCACTCGTCGCCGGTGGGTGTGTGTTTATGGCGTGGCTCGCCCGACAGTGGAACGCATACGAGCTCGATCGCCGTTATTATCCGGGAGCAATTGCGGGTCTCATCGCTGTCGCGTTCGCTGTGATGTGGCTCATCCTGCCCGATCTATTCTCGACTATCGTTGACAACGCATCACGTCGTGTTCTGCCGTTCGGTGGCGGTGCTACTGATCAAACCATCTCCGAAGCCCGCCAACCAGCCGACTTCACCAGCCACGTCTTCAACGAGTTCGGCGCGGCGTTCTACACCATGCTCGCGGGACTGGCACTCCTGATCGCCCGGCCGTTCCTCGGGCGCGAGTACCGCACCGAGTACACGTTGATTGTCGTCTGGGCGCTGTTCCTGACGAGCATGGCCGCGACACAGATCCGGTTCGCCTACTACCTCGTGCTCGCGGTCGCCGTCGTCAACGCCGTCTTTGTTGCCGACGTAATCCGCATCTTCGATCTCGATATCAGAGGCGGCGTCGACACGCTTCGGGGAATCGAAACCTACCAGGTTATCGTCCTCATCATGGTCGTCTTGCTGCTGTTCGCCCCGCTGTTGCCGCCGATGGCGGCCGGCAACTCGACGTGGGAGCGCGGCGCACACGTCGGGCCGTCCGACGAAGCGATGACCTGGGAGGAGGCGAACCACTGGATGGCCAACAACACCCCCGAACCCGGCAACTGGGGTGACGCGGAGCACGCAGACCAACTCGACTACTTCGGCACGTACGAGTATCCAGACGGTGGTGATTACGACTACCCCGAAGGGACCTACGGCGTGATGTCGTGGTGGGACTACGGCCACCTGATAACGACCCAGGCCGAGCGGATCCCCCATTCGAACCCGTTCCAGCAGAACGCCCGTTCGTCCTCGGCGTACCTGACCGCCGACTCCGAGGAACGCGCCGAGTTGATCCTCGACGCGATCGCCGCGGGCGAATCGCCTGAGGACCACTCGAACGCGGAACTCGAGACCATGGCCGAAGACGCGACCCACGAGGAGATGCGGTACGTGATGGTCGATCACCAGATGGCCGGCGCGAAGTTCAGCGCCATCACCCAGTGGAGCGGTCCCGACTACAATCACTACTACGAGACGAGCGAATACGACGTCGGTGGCGAAGGGCAGAACCTCCCGGCGCCGAACGAGAACTACTACGACACCACGATGGCCTCGCTGTATCACGACGATGCGGACGGGATGGAACACTACCGGCTGGTCCACGAGAACGACGACTACGCGTTCGTCGGGTCGATGCAGACCGGCGATCGACTCAGTCCCCACTACTCGATGTCGATCTCGGAGTACAACGACCTCGTCGCCGCCAGTGAGGGGGGCAACGAACTCGAGACCGGCTGGAGCGAACAGACGGAACAGATCGCCGCGAGCTTAGCGCAGACGCGCGAGAACAACATGGTCGATCAGTCGCTCGGCATCCCGATGTGGGAGGCTGACCTCCTCTCGACGGTCAAGACCTACGAGCGCGTTGAGGGAGCGACGATCACCGGAGAGGTCGACGACGAGGAGAACGTACTCGCGGACAACGCGACGGTGACGGCCGAGATCGAACTCGAGACCGAACCCGGCCGAACGTTCACCTACGAACAGACGGCCGACGTCGCGGACGACGGCACCTTCGAACTGACCGTCCCGTACGCCACCAACGACGAACTCGGCGTCGACGACGGCTACACGGACAGTAGCGTCGAAGCGATCGACGGCGAGTACAACGTGACTATCGGCGAACCGGGCGAGGACGGCTTTGCCGGACAGACCGAGGTCGCCGAGACCGCAGTGGTCCAGGGCGACACCGTCACCGTCGACCTCGAGCAGGTCGAACTCGAGGATCCGGACGAGGGTGACGACGACGAAAACGGCGACGACGATGAAGAGGGTGCCGACGACGGAAACGGTGATGAAGACGAAGCTGCGGGAGACGAGGATGGCGCTGAGACTGAAGACGAGTAG
- a CDS encoding glycosyltransferase: MTTSGRLHVLHLVTAREVFFDQQIETLENKGVGCTVCVVPGAEQIDGDMGSRRGLKEYLQYFPKVRRELRRGEYDLIHANYGLTAPYALTQFQMPVVLTLWGSDVVGFDGLVTKACVRQTDAVTVRSQEMKELLGYEEANIIPSGVDLERFYPINRKTARERIGWETDGTHVLFPYSPEYERKNYPLAEQVVEKSQSELDTKVKLHTISNVPHKEVIYYINAADALVLTSKHEGSPNTVKEAMACNVPVVSTPVGDVKERLHKVTFSGVGSDVSELAQILTKVLREKQRSNGREIVRDVSWDRIGDLIIEIYNHTLCNS; the protein is encoded by the coding sequence ATGACTACCAGTGGTAGGCTTCACGTGTTGCATCTTGTGACGGCGAGGGAGGTCTTTTTCGATCAACAGATCGAGACCCTCGAAAACAAGGGTGTTGGCTGTACAGTTTGTGTCGTCCCAGGAGCAGAGCAGATAGATGGGGACATGGGTTCGCGACGTGGTTTGAAAGAATATCTGCAGTATTTTCCGAAGGTTCGCCGAGAGTTGCGTCGTGGAGAGTATGACCTCATACACGCGAACTATGGCCTGACTGCTCCTTATGCTCTGACACAGTTTCAAATGCCAGTAGTGCTGACATTATGGGGATCAGATGTCGTTGGGTTTGATGGCCTGGTAACGAAAGCTTGTGTTCGTCAAACAGATGCTGTAACAGTTCGAAGCCAAGAGATGAAGGAACTGCTAGGTTACGAAGAAGCAAATATTATTCCGAGTGGAGTTGATTTAGAGCGATTCTACCCAATCAATCGAAAGACGGCTAGAGAACGAATTGGGTGGGAGACCGATGGAACGCATGTACTGTTTCCGTACTCACCGGAATATGAACGAAAAAATTATCCATTAGCCGAACAGGTAGTAGAAAAATCCCAATCGGAGTTAGATACAAAAGTAAAATTACATACAATATCTAATGTCCCTCACAAGGAAGTTATCTATTATATTAACGCAGCCGACGCACTAGTCTTAACGTCTAAGCATGAGGGGTCTCCTAACACGGTAAAGGAGGCGATGGCGTGTAATGTCCCCGTAGTTTCAACCCCAGTAGGAGATGTGAAAGAGAGGCTTCATAAGGTCACATTTTCTGGTGTCGGCAGTGACGTGTCTGAACTTGCACAAATACTAACGAAGGTTCTAAGGGAAAAGCAACGATCAAACGGGCGTGAAATAGTTCGTGATGTGAGTTGGGATCGAATTGGTGATCTCATTATAGAAATCTATAACCACACCCTTTGTAATAGTTGA
- the aglF gene encoding UTP--glucose-1-phosphate uridylyltransferase AglF translates to MQAVVLAAGKGTRLEPLTDDKPKALVEVDEKPLVEDVFDNLLEIGVTELVVVVGHMKEQIIERYGDEYEGAPITYAHQREQLGLAHAILQAEPHIDDDFVLMLGDNVFRGNLGDVINRQREDRADAAFLVEEVPYEEASRYGVLDTNEYGEIVEVVEKPDEPPSNLVMTGFYTFTPAIFHACHLVQPSDRGEYELPDAIDLLIQSGRTIDAIRMDGWRIDVGYPDDRETAEERIQNQPEAAPGQ, encoded by the coding sequence ATGCAAGCAGTCGTCTTAGCAGCCGGAAAGGGCACCCGCCTCGAGCCCCTCACCGACGACAAGCCCAAGGCGCTCGTCGAGGTCGACGAAAAGCCACTGGTCGAGGACGTCTTCGACAACCTCCTCGAGATCGGTGTCACCGAACTGGTCGTCGTCGTGGGCCACATGAAAGAACAGATTATCGAACGCTACGGCGACGAGTACGAGGGCGCCCCCATCACCTACGCTCACCAGCGTGAACAGCTCGGGCTCGCACATGCCATCCTCCAGGCGGAGCCCCACATCGACGACGACTTCGTCCTCATGCTGGGCGACAACGTCTTCCGCGGGAACCTCGGGGACGTGATCAACCGCCAGCGAGAGGACCGCGCGGATGCCGCGTTCCTCGTCGAGGAAGTCCCATACGAGGAGGCCTCGCGGTACGGCGTCCTCGACACCAACGAGTACGGTGAGATCGTCGAGGTCGTCGAGAAACCCGACGAACCGCCGTCGAATCTCGTCATGACCGGCTTCTACACGTTCACCCCCGCCATTTTCCACGCCTGTCATCTCGTCCAGCCGTCCGATCGCGGCGAGTACGAACTCCCGGACGCGATTGACCTACTGATCCAGTCCGGCCGCACCATCGATGCGATCCGGATGGACGGCTGGAGAATCGACGTTGGGTATCCGGACGATCGAGAGACCGCAGAGGAACGAATCCAGAATCAGCCGGAAGCGGCCCCCGGCCAGTAG
- a CDS encoding flippase → MRLGQTSIIYLVSKFAASALGFVATIYFTRTLGEEIYGFYVLTLALVSWLGIIKSVGFGQAIVKRMSEDEEPNAYLAAGATVKAVLTALVAFGVLVFHDQVNAYVGRPVAEFVVLLLIVSIFSELVSSALKGSHRVHVYAPLSTVKEGARSIAMIGLVVLGLELTGMLVGHAVGTAVIAVIGIWIVRPTIVFPKWRHVTRLFDFAKFSWLGNMRNKTFNDMDIIVLGVFVPAGLTGVYAVAYTLAKFLDLFGSAIQTTLFPELSKRSVSGDTDMVRTLTNDALSYAGLFLIPGIVGAVILGDRLMLVYGDGFEIGAQVLPILLVGILAYTYNKQLLNTLNAIDRPDLAFRANAVFIGSNLVLNVTLIYSIGWLGAAIATASSAGVGLAFGYYYARQHVGFRIPVSEIAKQCSAALFMGVVVYAARALGEPRSIADYNEVFVVLLVGLGAVVYFLVLLSISSAFRTTVINNLPFDVPYILDR, encoded by the coding sequence ATGCGCTTGGGCCAAACATCCATTATATATCTTGTCTCAAAATTCGCTGCCTCAGCGCTTGGCTTCGTCGCTACTATATATTTCACTCGCACACTTGGAGAAGAGATTTACGGCTTCTACGTGCTGACGCTCGCGCTCGTCTCCTGGCTTGGGATCATCAAGAGCGTCGGCTTCGGACAGGCGATCGTCAAGCGAATGAGCGAGGACGAAGAGCCGAATGCATATCTCGCTGCCGGAGCGACTGTTAAGGCCGTTCTCACGGCTCTCGTCGCGTTCGGCGTTCTGGTTTTTCACGATCAGGTAAACGCTTATGTCGGACGACCCGTCGCCGAATTTGTCGTCCTGCTGTTGATCGTCTCGATCTTCAGTGAACTGGTCAGTTCTGCACTTAAAGGGAGCCACCGCGTCCACGTCTACGCCCCGCTCAGCACGGTAAAAGAGGGTGCTCGAAGTATTGCGATGATCGGTCTCGTCGTCCTCGGCTTGGAGCTCACCGGTATGCTGGTCGGTCACGCCGTCGGAACCGCGGTGATCGCCGTAATCGGGATCTGGATTGTGCGACCGACGATTGTGTTCCCCAAATGGCGCCACGTAACCCGACTTTTTGACTTCGCAAAGTTTTCTTGGCTCGGAAACATGCGGAATAAAACGTTCAACGACATGGACATTATCGTACTCGGGGTGTTCGTGCCGGCGGGTCTCACCGGTGTCTACGCGGTCGCTTACACCCTCGCAAAGTTCCTCGATCTCTTCGGCAGTGCGATCCAAACGACCCTCTTTCCCGAGTTGAGCAAGCGATCCGTCTCCGGAGACACCGATATGGTTCGCACGCTCACCAATGACGCACTCTCCTACGCCGGACTGTTCCTCATTCCCGGAATCGTCGGTGCAGTGATTCTCGGTGATCGCCTAATGCTCGTCTACGGCGATGGCTTCGAAATCGGTGCTCAGGTACTCCCTATTCTGCTGGTGGGTATCCTCGCATACACCTACAACAAGCAACTCCTCAATACTCTCAACGCGATTGACCGCCCTGATCTGGCGTTCCGTGCCAATGCGGTCTTCATCGGGTCGAACCTCGTACTCAACGTTACTCTTATCTACAGCATTGGGTGGCTTGGTGCTGCGATTGCCACGGCAAGTTCCGCCGGTGTCGGTCTCGCCTTCGGGTACTACTACGCTCGCCAGCACGTCGGGTTTCGGATCCCGGTCAGTGAAATCGCAAAACAGTGTAGTGCCGCGTTGTTCATGGGAGTCGTTGTCTACGCCGCTCGAGCGCTCGGCGAACCCCGTTCGATCGCCGACTACAACGAAGTGTTCGTCGTCCTCCTCGTCGGACTCGGCGCGGTCGTCTACTTCCTCGTCCTACTCTCTATCTCGAGCGCATTCCGAACAACCGTCATAAATAATCTTCCGTTCGACGTGCCGTATATCCTCGATAGATGA